From a region of the Candidatus Jettenia caeni genome:
- a CDS encoding ATPase has product MTPLAIEKPPVTFTPHLHADDAYANYWMRQVTIRLRREICWRWYERGVLPDASPATLPPFSDKVSAILDMSRFWEEKNTFFQTDPTARYLTEQLTINPPSENQDSIQGSFRWVVDRLKLDGISSFALALGLSTIFDNAVGSIISACLNSPACVHPNLALVQKLWDHPECVFVLADPAHTLFRYGLLQYGNQTPQSHGGMDWDTPITVPSVVAHQLLFPGSALPQALMPVTVDENNKPVLTDTAYLVAHRLCSETNDKLRIVPICGPKGSAPVEIVHAITEITKRDVGEFKGDPGLLKNIHYMNSLAALCWLKNMDLFLNQHVLSALSDNKQGFDTHVLSCLSMPITVFLGITGRDQLTHIPGDLLLPIVEIPQFPYYERIDYWKKMLGAKAEGLDGIIMECSRRFRYEKGTINAISDGLKGFFGPISEKDFIGACRAELEWDVGELAQKVIPRFEDEELILPHNQRLQFQEIIRAMKSLTQVHYDWGMSKVWNESGISLLFAGPPGTGKTMAAEILANKLDLPMYRIDLSQVVNKYIGETEKNLKRLFDAADVSDTILFFDEADALFGRRTEVKDAHDRYANLEISYLLERMERFKGLAILATNRKKDIDEAFLRRLRYILDFPLPDVEHREKIWLQVIPKTIDSSKIDFRFLAKQFQLAGGHIRSIVFNACLQSTNGLDVYKDGFKGHLTMEKIIIAVKREYEKLNRAISLEQFGQYAKIIERMEHE; this is encoded by the coding sequence ATGACCCCTTTAGCTATCGAAAAACCCCCTGTTACCTTTACCCCTCATCTCCATGCAGATGATGCGTATGCAAATTATTGGATGCGACAGGTTACTATCAGGCTACGGCGAGAGATTTGCTGGCGCTGGTATGAGCGCGGTGTACTTCCCGATGCAAGTCCTGCAACCCTGCCACCATTTAGTGATAAGGTCTCTGCGATTCTCGATATGAGCCGCTTTTGGGAAGAAAAAAATACATTTTTTCAAACCGACCCGACAGCGAGATATCTGACCGAGCAGCTTACCATAAACCCACCTTCTGAGAATCAGGACTCTATCCAGGGTTCATTCCGATGGGTTGTTGATAGATTGAAATTAGATGGCATTTCATCATTCGCCCTGGCGCTTGGATTATCGACTATTTTTGACAATGCAGTGGGAAGTATCATTTCTGCCTGCCTTAATAGTCCGGCATGTGTTCATCCAAATTTAGCCCTTGTTCAAAAGCTTTGGGATCATCCTGAATGTGTCTTTGTGCTGGCTGATCCGGCACATACACTATTTCGTTATGGATTACTTCAGTACGGTAATCAAACCCCTCAAAGCCATGGAGGAATGGATTGGGATACTCCAATTACTGTACCTTCCGTGGTGGCGCATCAATTGCTTTTCCCTGGATCTGCGCTTCCTCAGGCTTTAATGCCTGTTACTGTTGATGAGAACAACAAACCTGTCCTTACCGATACTGCTTATCTGGTTGCACACAGGTTGTGTTCTGAAACGAATGATAAACTCCGTATAGTCCCGATTTGTGGGCCAAAAGGTTCTGCTCCTGTTGAAATAGTCCATGCAATAACGGAAATAACAAAAAGAGATGTCGGAGAATTTAAAGGAGATCCCGGACTTCTGAAAAATATCCATTATATGAACTCACTTGCAGCCCTTTGCTGGTTAAAGAATATGGATTTATTTCTGAACCAACACGTACTTTCGGCTTTAAGCGACAATAAACAAGGATTTGATACCCACGTGCTTTCCTGCTTATCGATGCCTATAACCGTCTTCCTGGGTATTACCGGAAGAGACCAGCTAACCCATATACCGGGCGATCTTTTATTACCCATAGTTGAAATTCCCCAATTTCCCTATTATGAGCGTATTGATTACTGGAAAAAAATGCTGGGAGCGAAAGCAGAGGGTTTAGATGGTATTATTATGGAATGCTCCAGACGTTTCCGTTACGAAAAAGGAACTATTAACGCTATCAGTGATGGACTCAAAGGGTTTTTCGGGCCAATTTCAGAAAAGGATTTTATTGGGGCGTGCAGGGCAGAGCTGGAGTGGGATGTTGGTGAACTGGCTCAAAAGGTTATTCCCCGTTTTGAAGACGAGGAATTGATCCTGCCTCATAACCAGCGCCTGCAATTTCAGGAGATTATCAGGGCGATGAAGTCTCTTACTCAGGTGCATTATGACTGGGGAATGAGTAAGGTGTGGAACGAGAGTGGTATTTCTCTGCTTTTTGCAGGTCCTCCGGGTACCGGTAAAACGATGGCGGCAGAGATTTTAGCGAACAAACTTGACCTGCCAATGTACCGTATCGATTTGTCTCAGGTGGTTAACAAATATATAGGAGAGACGGAGAAGAATCTGAAAAGATTGTTCGATGCTGCGGATGTTTCTGATACGATTCTTTTCTTTGATGAAGCCGATGCCCTCTTTGGACGCAGGACAGAGGTCAAAGATGCGCACGACCGCTATGCCAACCTTGAGATCAGCTATTTGCTGGAACGGATGGAACGGTTTAAGGGATTGGCAATCCTGGCTACCAATCGTAAAAAAGACATTGATGAGGCATTTTTAAGGAGGTTGCGCTATATCCTTGATTTCCCCCTTCCGGATGTTGAACACAGGGAAAAGATATGGCTCCAGGTTATTCCCAAAACAATCGATAGCTCGAAGATCGATTTCCGCTTTCTGGCAAAGCAATTTCAGCTTGCTGGCGGACACATCCGCTCAATTGTTTTCAACGCTTGTTTGCAAAGTACGAACGGTTTGGATGTTTACAAAGATGGCTTTAAAGGCCACTTGACGATGGAAAAGATTATAATCGCTGTAAAGAGGGAGTACGAAAAGTTGAATCGTGCTATAAGCCTTGAGCAGTTTGGTCAATACGCAAAAATTATAGAAAGGATGGAACATGAATAG